A section of the Humulus lupulus chromosome 2, drHumLupu1.1, whole genome shotgun sequence genome encodes:
- the LOC133817081 gene encoding ATPase family AAA domain-containing protein FIGL1, producing the protein MAGKEEGDRCSGATAAATVTAEEVCWRKEVDDNLKRLHSLHFSAEMALQKRDFSSAQILGLRLLGFLNSHSHSELDHAFVRPIRRETVSNIDSARRFLISDSDRKAFELAKKAPSRVFGSRGDIDTEKIKQSKYFRALIQQSNGITLNELGDQLGKLDKSSSKTFNSKNQAKRIALRSNFLREDSSISQNHTTSRSNNYEECSIVEKPMSFHNQTKSQNSLFFHNVEEERASGNILGAKRVHMDIRSPTLKSPLSSEENNEVSANGFVTARAKLEMDARQKRGLSGSPNATVSPQSDNNGPRGYGGRSYGFSRRGIRGNFVPPIKSNGGNSGNITSRIGGKSDDTADDSTKRCLELLCGPDGELPEKLRNLEPRLIEHVSNEIMDKDPNVRWEDIAGLEHAKKCVTEMVIWPLLRPDIFKGCRSPGKGLLLFGPPGTGKTMIGKAIAGEAKATFFYISASSLTSKWIGEGEKLVRALFGVASCRQPAVIFVDEIDSLLSQRKSEGEHESSRRLKTQFLIEMEGFDSGSEQILLIGATNRPQELDEAARRRLTKRLYIPLPSSEARAWIIQNLLKKDGLFKLEKGDIDTICELTEGYSGSDMKNLVKDASMGPLREALKQGIEITKLKKEDMRPVTLKDFEQALQEVRPSVSLNELGTYEKWNNQFGSLYL; encoded by the exons atggcGGGAAAAGAGGAAGGCGACAGGTGTTCCGGTGCAACAGCGGCGGCGACAGTGACGGCGGAAGAGGTGTGCTGGCGAAAAGAAGTTGACGATAACCTAAAGAGGCTCCATTCCCTCCACTTCAGCGCCGAAATGGCTCTCCAGAAGCGCGACTTCTCTTCGGCTCAAATCCTGGGGCTCCGCCTCCTCGGCTTCCTTAACTCTCATTCTCACTCCGAACTCGACCACGCCTTCGTCCGCCCCATTCGACGCGAAACTGTCTCTAACATTGATTCCGCTCGCCGTTTCCTCATTTCCGATTCTGATCG AAAAGCATTTGAGCTAGCAAAGAAAGCTCCATCACGTGTTTTTGGCTCAAGAGGAGATATTGACACTGAGAAGATTAAGCAGTCAAAGTACTTCCGAGCTCTTATTCAGCAGTCTAATGGAATTACTCTAAATGAACtg GGAGATCAATTGGGGAAGCTGGACAAGTCGAGTAGCAAGACCTTCAATTCTAAGAATCAAGCGAAGCGGATAGCATTGAGAAGCAATTTTTTAAGGGAAGATAGCAGCATATCCCAAAATCACACAACTTCTAGAAGTAACAACTATGAAGAATGCAGTATTGTAGAAAAGCCCATGTCATTCCATAATCAGACTAAAAGTCAAAACTCCTTGTTTTTTCATAACGTAGAGGAAGAAAGAGCCTCTGGAAATATCTTGGGTGCGAAACGGGTGCATATGGATATCCGTAGCCCTACTCTGAAGTCCCCCTTGAGCTCTGAAGAGAACAATGAAGTTTCGGCCAATGGATTTGTTACTGCAAGAGCAAAATTG GAAATGGATGCAAGACAAAAAAGAGGGTTATCTGGATCGCCGAATGCTACCGTATCCCCACAGAGTGATAACAATGGCCCAAGGGGTTATGGTGGAAGATCGTATGGGTTTTCACGCCGTGGTATTCGTGGTAATTTTGTTCCCCCTATTAAATCCAATGGTGGCAACTCTGGGAATATAACTTCACGAATTGGTGGAAAGAGCGACGATACAGCAGATGATTCTACAAAGAGATG TTTGGAATTGCTATGTGGTCCTGATGGTGAGCTTCCAGAAAAATTAAGGAATTTGGAGCCTCGTCTTATTGAACATGTTAGCAATGAGATCATGGACAAGGATCCCAATGTTCGGTGGGAGGACATTG CTGGTCTAGAGCATGCCAAAAAATGCGTGACGGAGATGGTGATATGGCCTCTATTACGTCCTGATATATTTAAAGGTTGTCGTTCTCCTGGAAAAGGCCTTCTTCTCTTTGGCCCACCA GGAACAGGCAAAACAATGATTGGAAAAGCCATAGCCGGAGAAGCGAAAGCTACCTTTTTCTATATATCTGCTAGTTCACTGACGAGCAAGTGG ATTGGCGAGGGTGAAAAGCTAGTGCGAGCCCTCTTTGGAGTTGCCAGTTGTCGTCAGCCAGCTGTGATTTTTGTTGATGAAATTGATTCACTTCTCTCTCAG CGTAAGTCAGAAGGTGAACATGAATCGAGTAGGAGACTGAAAACACAGTTTCTCATTGAAATGGAAGGCTTTGACAGTGGCAGTGAACAAATTCTACTCATAG GAGCAACGAATCGGCCCCAGGAACTTGATGAAGCAGCACGGAGGCGACTTACGAAAAGGCTATATATTCCTTTACCTTCTTCAG AAGCAAGAGCATGGATCATTCAAAATCTACTAAAGAAGGATGGATTATTCAAACTTGAAAAGGGAGATATTGACACCATATGCGAATTAACAGAAG GGTATTCAGGATCAGACATGAAAAACTTGGTAAAGGATGCCTCTATGGGTCCACTGAGAGAGGCTTTAAAACAAGGCATAGAAATTACAAAGCTGAAAAAGGAGGATATGAGGCCAGTAACACTTAAG GACTTTGAGCAAGCATTGCAAGAAGTGAGGCCTTCCGTTTCCTTGAATGAACTTGGTACCTATGAGAAGTGGAACAACCAATTTGGAAGCTTGTACCTCTAA